The Actinoplanes sp. N902-109 genomic interval CCCGGGGTGAGCAGGCGGCGCCCGGCCGGCAGCAGGTCCTCGACGATGTCCAGGGCCTCGTCCGCCGAGCCGGCGCGGTGGTAGAGCGGGGTCCGCCGGGCGAACCCGCGGTCCTGGATCTCGTCGACCATCGCCTGGAACAGCGTCCAGTCGTCGGCCACGTCGACCAGCACCAGCGGACCGACCGGAAGGCCCAGCGCGGCCATGGAGACCACCTCCAGGACCTCGTCGAGCGTGCCGTAACCGCCCGGCAGGGCCAGGAACGCATCCGCTCGCCCGATCATCAGGCGTTTGCGTTCCAGCAGGTCGTCGACGAGCAGCACGGTCTGCTCGGGCAGCTCGTCGCCGATCTCCCGGTCGCGCAGGAACGCCGGGATGACCCCGGTGATCCGGCTGCCACCGGCCCGCGCACCCCGGGCCACCGCCCCCATCAGGCCGACGCCGCCGGCCCCGTAGACCAGGTCGTGCCCCCGGGCCGCCAGCGTGTGACCCACCTCGGTGGCGACCTGGGCGTAGCGGGCCGACGGGCCGGCCGCGATGCCGCAGAACACCCCGATCGTGGTCCGGTCCTCAGAGATAGCCATAGCTGAGCCACCCCCCGTCCACCACGAGCGTCTGACCGTTGATGTAGTCGGCGTCGGACGAGGCGAGGAACCGCACCGCGCCGGTGATGTCGGCGGGTTTGCCGCGCCGCCCGGCCGGGATGCGCCGGGTGATGGCGTCGTCGCTGAGCCCGCCCGGGTGCGGCGTCTCGATCTTCACCATCCCCGGCGCCACCGCGTTGACGTTGACGCCGTTGGGCGCCCACTCCACGCCCAGCGCCTTGGTCAGCTGCAGCACCCCGGCCTTGCTGGCGGCATAGGCGGCCCGCTGCGGGAACGCGGTGAACGACAGCAGCGAGCAGAAGTTCACCACCTTGCCGCGGCCGCGGTGCAGCATCGACCGGCCGAAGACCTGGCAGCACCGGTAGGTCCCGAGCACGTTCACGTCGAGCAGCTCGCGGGCGTCGTCGGCCGGGTACTCGGTCGAGGGGCCCATCGAGAACAACCCGGCCGCGTTGATCAGCACGTCGATCTCGCCGTACTCGGCGCTGACCAGCTCCTCGGCCGTCGCGATCTGCTCGGGGCTGGCGACGTCGCACGGCACCGACAGCGGGGTGCCGCCGTACTCGGCCAGCTCGGCGCGTACGGCGTCGACCTGCTCCTTGGTCCGCGCCAGCACCGCGACGTCCGCGCCCTCGGCGGCGAACGAGAGGGCGACCGCACGGCCGATCCCCCGCCCGCCCCCGGTGACGACGACCCGGGCCCCGGCGAAGCGTCCGGTCATCCGAGGGCCCGGAACTGCCCGATCCAGTGCACCTGGCCGGGCTTGTCAGCGGTCGGCAGGTTCCGGTACGTGCGCAGCTCGACCAGCTCGAAGCGGCCGGCGTCGAACGTGGACAGGATCTCCGCGCTGGTGATGCGGCGCGGCCCGGTGCCCGGAACCATGTGGCTGGAGAACGAGTTCAGCACGAACAGCCCGCCCGGTTTGAGCAGCCGGTGCACCTCCCGCGCGTAGCCCTCGCGTGCCTCGTCACGCATGTTGTGGAAGACGAACGAGTCGGTGACCACGTCGGCCTCGTGTGCGGGCAGCGGCACGTCCAGCACGTCACCCTGGATGAACTCGCACTCGACACCGGCGAGCCGGGCCCACGCGCCGGCCCGCGCCACGGCGTCGGGGGAGAGGTCGACACCGGTGACCCGCAGCCCCTGCGCCGCCAGGAACACCGCGTCGACCCCGGGGCCGCTGCCCAGATCGACGGCCCGGTCACCGCGCTTGATCACCCCGTCGATCACCAGCTTGATCAGTTCGACGCCGGGCGACGCGGTGAACCAGGACAGCTTCTCCAGCGGGCTGTCGGCGTAGACGGTGGCGAACTTGTCGACCCAGGTGTCGATGAAGGCTTTCATCAGTTCTGCTCCTGTTTCTGCCGGTCGTGGACGTGCAGGTCCACGTAGGACGGGATGGGGATGGCGACCGACGGGGGCAGCCGGAACACGGTCAGCCCGTCGGGACTGGGGTCGCCGCCGGCCTCGAAGCCGAGCAGGCGATAGGTCAACCGCATCTGGCGGTTGCGATCGGTGGCGCGGAAGTCGGCCGCGAGGTCCGCCCCGGCCGCGCGGGCGAGCCCGGCCACGGCACCGACGACGGCAGTGCCGATGTTGCGGCCCATCACCCGGCACGACATGAGCAGCAGCCGGATCGTCCACAGCGGTTCGGTGACCCGCACCACGAGCAGGCCGATGGTGCCGTACGTGCCGAAGGTGTCGGTGAGCCCGGCGACCAGGACCCGGTGACCCGGATCGTCGAGCAGCGCGGCCAGCTCCCGCTCGTCGAAGGTGATGCCGGTGGTGTTGAGCTGATGGGTGCGCTGGGTCAGCTCGGCCGCCCGGGAGAGGTCGGCCGGTTCGGCCGCCCGCACCTCGAGCTTCATCCCCAGCGAGCGCAGGAACTCCTCGCTGGGCCCGGCGAACGAGGTCTCGTACGCCTTGCGCCGCTGCTCGGACTGGTACATCGCCCGCCGCT includes:
- a CDS encoding TIGR00730 family Rossman fold protein, with the translated sequence MAISEDRTTIGVFCGIAAGPSARYAQVATEVGHTLAARGHDLVYGAGGVGLMGAVARGARAGGSRITGVIPAFLRDREIGDELPEQTVLLVDDLLERKRLMIGRADAFLALPGGYGTLDEVLEVVSMAALGLPVGPLVLVDVADDWTLFQAMVDEIQDRGFARRTPLYHRAGSADEALDIVEDLLPAGRRLLTPGRL
- a CDS encoding SDR family NAD(P)-dependent oxidoreductase: MTGRFAGARVVVTGGGRGIGRAVALSFAAEGADVAVLARTKEQVDAVRAELAEYGGTPLSVPCDVASPEQIATAEELVSAEYGEIDVLINAAGLFSMGPSTEYPADDARELLDVNVLGTYRCCQVFGRSMLHRGRGKVVNFCSLLSFTAFPQRAAYAASKAGVLQLTKALGVEWAPNGVNVNAVAPGMVKIETPHPGGLSDDAITRRIPAGRRGKPADITGAVRFLASSDADYINGQTLVVDGGWLSYGYL
- a CDS encoding class I SAM-dependent methyltransferase; this encodes MKAFIDTWVDKFATVYADSPLEKLSWFTASPGVELIKLVIDGVIKRGDRAVDLGSGPGVDAVFLAAQGLRVTGVDLSPDAVARAGAWARLAGVECEFIQGDVLDVPLPAHEADVVTDSFVFHNMRDEAREGYAREVHRLLKPGGLFVLNSFSSHMVPGTGPRRITSAEILSTFDAGRFELVELRTYRNLPTADKPGQVHWIGQFRALG
- a CDS encoding HAD family hydrolase, with translation MADLVKCVVWDLDETLWEGTLVEGDPVTVPQRNRELVRTLDEHGILQSVASRNDAEPALAALHDTGLAEYFLHPQVGWAAKSGSVRAVAEALAIGLDALLFVDDSDFERAEVRAELPQVRCVRPDELHELARTGRLLPATVTGDAAQRRAMYQSEQRRKAYETSFAGPSEEFLRSLGMKLEVRAAEPADLSRAAELTQRTHQLNTTGITFDERELAALLDDPGHRVLVAGLTDTFGTYGTIGLLVVRVTEPLWTIRLLLMSCRVMGRNIGTAVVGAVAGLARAAGADLAADFRATDRNRQMRLTYRLLGFEAGGDPSPDGLTVFRLPPSVAIPIPSYVDLHVHDRQKQEQN